One Caulobacter segnis genomic window carries:
- a CDS encoding sensor histidine kinase, producing the protein MTRRIVSQLLMLAGLTTLITMAVGLAAYYAATYYQVYDASWRMPPKVRTEIQHLLATNQRGSDRFFELYDKYGSTSMGISDLRFMAIIAVISIGAGGSVAVVLARRISRPITAVAQAAAQVSAGDRSVRVEKGRTSGEVGALIDSFNRMAAEIEFYERERTVLTAGIAHELRTPLTILKGRLHGLTDGVIDPATGEADRLLRQVGHLSRLVEDLRTLSHADAGELGLDHRRIQIDEVLRATITDLQASARQADVTLHGVFASGRMSGDPVRLTQIFMNLLTNAIKHAPPGSTVTIAMRGKGSFMVVDVLDEGEGFATDEESQLFMPFWRGSADKRQGRPGSGLGLALAAKLAEAHGGRITARNRTDRSGAHFSAWLPLLKPSAGRP; encoded by the coding sequence ATGACCCGACGCATCGTCAGCCAGCTGCTCATGCTCGCCGGGCTGACCACGCTGATCACCATGGCCGTGGGCCTGGCGGCCTATTACGCGGCGACCTACTACCAGGTCTACGACGCCTCCTGGCGCATGCCGCCCAAGGTGCGGACGGAAATCCAGCATCTGCTGGCCACCAACCAGCGCGGCAGCGACCGGTTCTTCGAGCTCTACGACAAGTATGGCTCGACCAGCATGGGGATCAGCGACCTGCGCTTCATGGCCATCATCGCCGTGATCTCCATCGGCGCGGGCGGAAGCGTGGCCGTGGTGCTGGCGCGGCGGATAAGCCGGCCGATCACCGCGGTGGCGCAGGCCGCGGCGCAGGTCTCGGCGGGCGACCGTTCCGTGCGCGTCGAGAAGGGCAGGACATCGGGCGAGGTCGGCGCGCTGATCGACAGCTTCAACCGGATGGCCGCCGAGATCGAGTTCTACGAGCGGGAGCGCACCGTCCTGACCGCGGGCATCGCCCACGAACTGCGCACGCCGCTGACCATTCTCAAGGGCCGGCTGCATGGCCTGACCGACGGCGTGATCGACCCGGCGACGGGCGAGGCGGATCGGCTGCTGCGCCAGGTCGGCCACCTGTCGCGGCTGGTCGAGGACCTTCGGACGCTCTCGCACGCCGACGCCGGCGAGCTGGGCCTGGACCACCGCAGGATCCAGATCGACGAAGTCCTGCGCGCCACGATCACCGACCTGCAAGCCTCGGCGCGGCAGGCCGACGTCACCCTGCACGGCGTGTTCGCGTCCGGGCGGATGTCCGGCGACCCCGTCCGCCTGACCCAGATCTTCATGAACCTGCTGACCAACGCCATCAAGCACGCGCCACCCGGCAGCACGGTGACGATCGCCATGAGGGGCAAGGGAAGCTTCATGGTCGTCGACGTGCTCGACGAGGGCGAGGGTTTCGCCACCGACGAGGAAAGCCAGCTGTTCATGCCGTTCTGGCGGGGCAGCGCCGACAAGCGCCAGGGACGCCCTGGCAGCGGGCTTGGCCTGGCGCTGGCCGCCAAGCTGGCCGAAGCGCACGGCGGTCGCATTACCGCGCGCAACCGCACCGACCGGTCCGGCGCCCATTTCAGCGCCTGGCTCCCCCTGCTGAAGCCATCCGCTGGCCGTCCCTAG